A genomic stretch from Pseudomonadota bacterium includes:
- the lpxD gene encoding UDP-3-O-(3-hydroxymyristoyl)glucosamine N-acyltransferase — protein sequence MKVSDIADALKGELIGNGSLEISDITHPMEARGRGDLAIATDEDMLDLLTHSNAAAAIVSVDAEVPDGILEALIKVRRSRVALGLLTEIFSKPLQITRGIHPSAIVDPSANIGVNPAIDPFVYVGPGASIGEGCQIMSHVTIGAGAKIGSGAIIHSGVRIGERVNIGDRVIIQQNASIGSDGFSFVTPEAGSVEETKGVISNSTVCAKNVSISRINSLASVTIGSDAEIGACAAIDSGTITDTKIGDNTKIDNLVQIGHNVTIGDHCMICGQVGVAGSVVIGDRVVLAGQVGVKDHVKIGDDVVVGGGSGVATDIPNKTVVIGYPAIPKDEMAAQYLNVRRLGSVFKDIRRFKARLKALESQTEKG from the coding sequence ATGAAGGTTTCTGATATTGCTGACGCCTTAAAAGGAGAGCTTATCGGTAACGGTTCTCTGGAAATTTCTGATATTACTCATCCGATGGAAGCTAGAGGTAGAGGTGATTTAGCCATAGCTACCGATGAAGATATGTTGGATTTGCTGACCCATTCTAATGCTGCAGCTGCTATAGTTTCTGTTGATGCTGAGGTACCTGATGGAATACTAGAGGCCTTAATTAAAGTGCGACGAAGTAGAGTAGCGCTGGGGCTTTTAACAGAGATTTTTTCGAAACCATTACAAATCACTCGTGGCATCCACCCGAGCGCGATTGTGGATCCGTCGGCTAATATTGGTGTAAATCCTGCGATCGATCCTTTTGTTTACGTGGGTCCCGGAGCCTCTATCGGTGAAGGGTGTCAAATAATGTCGCATGTTACGATAGGTGCAGGGGCAAAGATTGGTTCCGGCGCTATTATTCATTCGGGTGTTAGGATCGGCGAACGAGTAAATATTGGTGATCGTGTTATTATCCAACAAAATGCGAGCATTGGATCGGATGGATTTAGCTTTGTTACACCTGAGGCCGGCAGCGTAGAGGAAACCAAGGGTGTGATTTCGAATAGCACGGTATGTGCGAAAAATGTCTCAATTTCCCGTATTAACTCATTGGCATCGGTAACTATAGGCTCCGACGCAGAGATCGGAGCATGTGCCGCTATAGACAGTGGTACGATTACCGACACCAAAATCGGCGACAATACCAAAATTGATAATCTAGTGCAGATTGGCCATAACGTCACTATTGGTGATCATTGTATGATTTGTGGTCAGGTTGGGGTTGCGGGTTCCGTGGTTATAGGCGATCGTGTGGTGCTTGCGGGACAGGTAGGCGTGAAAGACCATGTAAAAATTGGTGATGATGTTGTCGTTGGGGGAGGTTCTGGCGTAGCAACAGATATTCCAAATAAAACGGTTGTAATCGGATATCCTGCTATTCCAAAAGATGAGATGGCAGCTCAATATCTTAATGTTCGTCGGTTGGGAAGTGTGTTCAAAGATATTCGGCGTTTTAAAGCGAGACTTAAGGCGCTTGAATCCCAGACAGAAAAAGGCTAA
- a CDS encoding NAD(P)H-quinone oxidoreductase, producing the protein MNIPNKMRYVSVSKPGGPEVLEIRECPLPSCGKEEVLIKIAGAGLNGADLTQRKGKYPLPPGTGNILGLEASGTVLAVGQNVTTLKEGDEVCALIKGGGYAEYVCAPALQCLSIPSGVSLMDAGALPETFCTVYTNLIDRGSLKKGECVLIQGGTSGIGYTAIQIAKFVGAKVLATARTTEKCDAIRRFGADRAINYIEEDFETIATDFTDGNGVDVILDIVGGPYIPKELNILAKNGRLVFVNLRAGRVVEADFGQIHAKHLTVTGSRLRPRSVAEKAAICGSLKEQIWPAFSTGDIKVEVFKRFSFEKAAAAHTLMESSAHIGKILLYPGFEN; encoded by the coding sequence ATGAATATTCCAAATAAAATGCGATACGTAAGTGTTTCAAAACCTGGTGGTCCAGAAGTACTTGAGATAAGAGAGTGCCCTCTTCCAAGCTGCGGCAAAGAAGAGGTTTTAATAAAAATCGCTGGCGCCGGACTTAATGGGGCAGATTTAACACAACGCAAAGGCAAATATCCATTACCGCCGGGTACCGGGAATATTCTTGGTTTAGAAGCCTCTGGAACTGTTTTGGCTGTTGGACAAAACGTTACGACGCTTAAAGAGGGCGATGAAGTTTGCGCTTTAATTAAGGGTGGAGGCTACGCAGAATATGTCTGCGCCCCAGCACTTCAGTGCCTTAGTATTCCCTCAGGGGTTTCTCTTATGGATGCCGGCGCTTTGCCTGAAACCTTTTGCACAGTTTATACCAACCTAATTGATAGAGGTTCACTCAAAAAAGGAGAATGTGTTCTGATCCAGGGAGGCACGAGTGGCATAGGCTACACCGCGATCCAGATCGCAAAATTTGTAGGTGCAAAAGTTCTAGCAACAGCACGCACAACCGAAAAATGTGATGCGATACGTCGGTTTGGAGCAGACCGTGCAATAAATTATATTGAAGAAGATTTCGAGACCATCGCAACAGATTTCACCGACGGAAATGGTGTTGATGTTATATTGGACATTGTTGGTGGCCCATATATCCCAAAAGAATTAAACATACTTGCTAAAAACGGTCGGCTTGTGTTCGTAAATCTTCGTGCTGGCAGGGTGGTTGAGGCAGACTTTGGTCAGATACATGCCAAGCATTTAACAGTAACCGGCTCACGTTTGCGGCCTCGTTCGGTTGCCGAAAAAGCTGCCATCTGTGGATCTTTAAAAGAACAAATTTGGCCTGCATTTAGCACTGGAGATATTAAAGTTGAGGTCTTCAAGCGCTTTTCTTTCGAAAAAGCGGCGGCGGCTCATACGCTAATGGAGAGTTCGGCGCACATAGGAAAAATACTTCTTTATCCAGGCTTTGAAAACTGA
- a CDS encoding MFS transporter → MISRSQLIAVFIARVFLFLPFMVVAGCIPLLIEDWKIGAVRVGTIVSGFFVAYAISLTFFSYLGGLIGAKKAAQISAMSTAIISTAFGVFSRDFTSTLALYSLIGLSQGGVYTPLIALFRDNVPPQNLGSAIGWLISSTSIGYAASISLTGIAIGIDSWRLAFLVTGSLTTIGAVILLISINGLDNVIHVKSKDYGIFREALKSRTTKILLAGYCAHNWELIGMWSWGPALIAASFLLSGINTAEAAQWSAQFVMVLHLGGAIAASTMGTLSDRIGRRKILIFTAVIGAIFSFTIGWSVTLPATIVAGLMIIYAFFALGDSPVLSTALAEVAEPASLGDLLALRSLLGFIVAAIAPIAVGWVIDILSASNCSPTIVWGAAFATLGLGGILAVCFAMKLPKENQQIQPTAKG, encoded by the coding sequence ATGATAAGTCGCAGCCAGCTCATTGCCGTGTTCATTGCAAGGGTATTTTTATTCCTTCCCTTCATGGTCGTAGCGGGCTGTATACCTCTCCTAATTGAGGATTGGAAAATTGGTGCGGTCCGCGTAGGAACGATAGTGAGCGGCTTTTTCGTAGCCTACGCTATTTCTCTAACATTTTTTTCTTATTTAGGTGGGCTTATTGGGGCAAAAAAAGCGGCACAGATTTCAGCCATGTCAACCGCAATAATCAGCACTGCGTTCGGGGTTTTTTCTAGGGATTTTACCTCAACGTTAGCTCTCTACTCTTTAATCGGACTAAGCCAAGGTGGCGTGTATACTCCCTTAATAGCATTATTCCGAGACAATGTGCCCCCTCAAAATTTGGGAAGCGCGATTGGATGGCTAATCTCCTCCACATCCATAGGGTATGCTGCATCTATTAGCCTAACGGGAATTGCGATAGGGATCGATAGTTGGCGTTTAGCATTTTTAGTAACGGGTTCACTCACAACGATCGGCGCGGTAATTTTATTGATAAGCATCAATGGTCTAGATAATGTTATTCATGTTAAATCTAAAGATTATGGTATTTTTCGCGAAGCCCTTAAAAGTCGCACAACAAAAATACTTCTAGCTGGTTATTGCGCCCATAATTGGGAATTGATCGGCATGTGGAGTTGGGGGCCAGCCTTGATCGCTGCCAGCTTTTTACTTTCTGGAATTAATACCGCAGAAGCTGCCCAATGGAGTGCCCAATTTGTTATGGTGCTTCATTTAGGTGGGGCAATCGCAGCTTCAACCATGGGAACACTCTCTGATCGAATTGGTCGTCGCAAGATTTTAATATTCACAGCTGTAATCGGGGCGATTTTCTCTTTTACCATTGGATGGTCAGTAACATTACCGGCCACGATAGTTGCAGGCTTAATGATCATATACGCATTTTTTGCATTGGGTGACTCGCCGGTTCTTTCGACAGCTTTGGCCGAAGTGGCAGAACCTGCGTCCCTTGGTGACCTGCTCGCGTTGCGTTCCTTACTCGGATTCATTGTTGCAGCAATAGCGCCCATCGCCGTTGGGTGGGTGATAGACATATTAAGTGCCTCGAACTGCAGCCCCACTATCGTTTGGGGAGCTGCTTTTGCAACCTTAGGACTAGGTGGAATACTAGCAGTTTGTTTTGCGATGAAGCTGCCAAAAGAAAACCAGCAAATACAGCCAACCGCAAAAGGTTAG
- a CDS encoding TauD/TfdA family dioxygenase: MAIEKAEVVTSNTPNSIGIKPLAMTIGAEITGIDISSPLSGEVIKEIRNAFLKWKVLFFRDQKLNHDQHIAFSKQFGECTPAHAVYGHQDDRWPEIYTVDRDRRDKRYKGADLLFPWSGWHADVTPAINPPAISILRGDKMPPYGGDTQFADMVAAYEALSKTMQEFLDGLRGIHRYRGNAGVNTSEEYKKTLQKNLLISEHPLVRVHPETGEKAIYCAPSFIESIVDLTPTESEALLVMLKTHVARPEFNVRFKWTDHSLTMWDNRQVLHMGPKDIINSEFPREIHRTTLMGDIPVGPDGRTSTSIEGNPIEPQK, encoded by the coding sequence ATGGCCATAGAAAAGGCTGAAGTTGTTACATCCAATACACCTAACTCAATTGGAATAAAGCCACTAGCGATGACCATAGGTGCAGAGATCACTGGGATCGATATTTCGAGCCCACTGTCAGGCGAAGTAATAAAAGAAATACGTAATGCATTCTTAAAATGGAAAGTTCTGTTTTTCAGAGATCAAAAACTGAACCACGATCAGCACATAGCCTTTTCAAAGCAATTCGGTGAATGCACTCCGGCGCATGCTGTTTATGGGCACCAAGACGATCGCTGGCCCGAGATCTACACGGTCGACCGTGACCGCCGCGATAAACGTTATAAGGGAGCTGATTTGCTGTTTCCCTGGTCTGGCTGGCACGCAGACGTGACCCCCGCGATAAATCCACCTGCTATTTCAATATTGCGAGGAGATAAAATGCCACCTTATGGAGGAGACACTCAGTTTGCTGACATGGTAGCGGCATACGAAGCGCTTTCCAAAACCATGCAAGAATTTTTAGACGGCCTTCGAGGGATACATCGATATCGAGGAAATGCGGGAGTAAACACGTCTGAAGAATATAAGAAAACACTCCAGAAAAATCTTCTGATCAGCGAACATCCGTTAGTACGTGTCCATCCTGAAACGGGTGAAAAAGCAATTTACTGCGCTCCCTCGTTTATTGAAAGTATCGTAGATTTAACACCAACCGAAAGTGAAGCCTTATTGGTTATGCTTAAGACCCATGTGGCACGACCTGAATTTAATGTTCGTTTTAAATGGACTGATCATTCGCTCACAATGTGGGACAATCGCCAAGTGCTGCATATGGGACCGAAAGATATAATTAACTCGGAGTTCCCGAGAGAAATCCATCGTACTACTCTAATGGGCGATATACCGGTGGGGCCCGACGGTCGCACATCAACGTCAATAGAAGGAAATCCTATTGAACCTCAGAAATGA
- a CDS encoding MmgE/PrpD family protein has product MEGFTKKISEKIVQTTSAAMTTEAIQKARQLFLDGIAVAVAGSIKEAPPAILANHIRSKGSREQASVIGFDFKTHVVDAAYINGASMHVLDYEPMWSPANHAVSTNLPAILSLIETHEVNGLEAATALVKGTETQGWLRQCSGDFDAKKVKNHPPGLVGPISSCVAAGHILQFDTETQRHAFGIAASRCGALNANAGTMVKMTHCGLAVSLGLDAALLASKKFTANPDIFEVDNGYVQLYMPNFDYEKMLNFGAPFRLVDPGYSIKMFPSQFGTHFAITAALDARKKIDDVSKIKQIKLTTPVMTYVDRPKPHQGLAGKFSFQYTCCAALLDGVVNMATFEDSRRFAPDMEAMLEKVKVVQDPNRPARFEEEVVDLEVLLEDGTTVVSRCDGPRGSWHGKPLEPGEHEAKARMCLGCRLNDRDTDRVVDLAYNLECLENTDLCEMLSIISKTKS; this is encoded by the coding sequence ATGGAAGGTTTCACAAAAAAAATTAGTGAAAAAATAGTCCAAACTACTTCTGCAGCTATGACTACCGAAGCAATACAAAAAGCGCGTCAACTTTTTCTCGACGGTATTGCAGTAGCCGTAGCCGGTTCAATCAAAGAAGCACCACCGGCGATTTTAGCCAATCATATCAGGAGCAAGGGGTCCCGCGAGCAAGCATCGGTTATTGGATTCGATTTTAAAACTCATGTAGTAGATGCAGCTTATATCAATGGCGCCTCAATGCATGTCCTTGACTATGAGCCGATGTGGTCACCGGCAAATCATGCAGTTTCGACAAATTTACCGGCTATTCTTTCGTTGATAGAAACCCATGAAGTTAACGGCCTTGAAGCTGCTACCGCGCTTGTGAAAGGCACTGAAACACAGGGGTGGCTTCGACAATGCTCAGGCGATTTTGATGCCAAAAAAGTTAAAAATCACCCGCCAGGTCTAGTTGGACCTATTTCTTCGTGCGTAGCAGCAGGGCATATCCTTCAATTTGACACAGAAACGCAGCGGCACGCTTTCGGAATTGCCGCATCACGGTGCGGTGCCTTAAATGCTAATGCAGGCACAATGGTTAAGATGACACATTGCGGCCTAGCAGTCTCTCTTGGCCTAGATGCAGCGTTACTTGCATCCAAAAAATTCACCGCAAATCCAGATATTTTTGAAGTAGATAATGGATACGTCCAACTCTATATGCCTAACTTTGACTATGAGAAAATGTTAAATTTTGGGGCGCCATTCCGTCTCGTGGACCCAGGTTACTCAATCAAGATGTTTCCAAGCCAATTTGGTACCCACTTTGCAATAACAGCAGCTCTAGATGCCAGGAAAAAAATAGATGATGTTTCAAAAATCAAACAAATAAAGTTAACAACTCCGGTCATGACATACGTCGACCGGCCAAAACCCCACCAAGGATTAGCAGGTAAATTTAGCTTTCAATACACTTGCTGTGCAGCACTCCTGGACGGTGTCGTTAATATGGCAACTTTTGAAGATAGCCGTCGTTTTGCCCCTGATATGGAAGCGATGCTTGAGAAAGTAAAAGTTGTTCAAGATCCCAACCGGCCAGCACGGTTTGAAGAAGAGGTAGTCGATCTTGAAGTTTTATTAGAAGACGGCACAACTGTTGTCTCGCGATGCGATGGGCCTAGAGGATCATGGCATGGTAAACCTCTCGAACCCGGAGAGCACGAGGCGAAAGCGCGAATGTGTTTAGGTTGCCGTCTCAACGATCGTGACACTGATCGCGTCGTAGATCTGGCTTACAATTTAGAGTGCCTTGAAAACACAGATCTTTGCGAAATGTTGTCAATTATCTCAAAGACTAAAAGCTGA
- a CDS encoding beta-ketoacyl-[acyl-carrier-protein] synthase family protein encodes MNRVVITGLGVFSGAGKSTQEFWQTVSNGRCVIGPLETIPTDDLQIKIGVEIKDFDPKEHFPKKQLGLLDRFSQLGLMAAREAIADSGLTFEGEDGDNTATIIGCGVGGQETIDQAYYHIYKEGRRGVHPFTIPRLMLNAACSHITMENGITGPAYAIASACSSANHAIGQAFHMVRSGLVERAVTGGTEACIALGTMRGWEAIRVMTRDTCRPFSKTRTGMTLGEGASIMTLETLDHAKARGANIYAEIVGFGMTSDAMDITMPSFEGASKAMKFALKDGGLDPTDIDYVNAHGTGTAANDVTETKSIKLALGDGHARKVSISASKSMFGHALGAAGAMELAVTTLAINNGVAPPTANFEEPDPACDLDYIPNEARDMKINAALSNSFAFGGLNAVLAVKKFNG; translated from the coding sequence ATGAATAGAGTGGTCATAACCGGATTGGGTGTCTTTTCCGGCGCCGGTAAATCCACGCAGGAATTCTGGCAAACAGTCAGCAATGGTCGTTGCGTGATAGGTCCTCTCGAAACAATTCCGACTGATGACTTGCAGATTAAGATCGGTGTTGAGATCAAGGATTTTGATCCAAAAGAGCATTTTCCAAAAAAACAGCTTGGCCTTCTGGACCGTTTCTCTCAGCTAGGGCTTATGGCTGCGCGTGAGGCAATTGCAGACTCCGGGCTTACTTTCGAAGGTGAAGATGGAGATAATACAGCCACTATAATTGGCTGTGGTGTTGGTGGCCAAGAGACAATAGACCAAGCGTACTATCACATATACAAGGAGGGTAGACGCGGTGTTCACCCGTTTACCATTCCTCGTCTTATGTTAAACGCTGCGTGCAGTCACATAACTATGGAGAATGGGATTACCGGGCCTGCATACGCTATAGCGAGCGCATGTTCTTCTGCAAATCACGCAATTGGACAGGCATTCCACATGGTCAGAAGTGGCTTGGTGGAACGCGCTGTAACCGGGGGAACGGAAGCTTGTATTGCGCTTGGAACCATGAGAGGTTGGGAGGCGATTAGGGTTATGACGCGGGATACGTGTAGGCCATTTTCGAAAACCCGGACCGGGATGACGTTGGGAGAAGGCGCGTCGATAATGACGCTTGAAACCCTTGATCATGCTAAGGCTAGGGGTGCTAATATTTATGCAGAAATCGTTGGCTTCGGAATGACCTCCGATGCTATGGATATCACAATGCCCAGTTTCGAAGGCGCGTCGAAGGCTATGAAGTTTGCGTTGAAGGACGGTGGACTTGATCCGACTGACATAGACTATGTAAATGCACACGGAACCGGCACAGCCGCAAATGACGTAACTGAGACAAAATCAATAAAACTGGCTCTTGGAGATGGTCATGCCCGCAAAGTTTCGATTTCCGCCAGTAAATCGATGTTTGGTCATGCGCTTGGGGCAGCCGGCGCAATGGAACTTGCGGTTACGACTTTGGCAATAAACAATGGAGTTGCTCCCCCTACAGCAAATTTTGAGGAGCCCGACCCGGCTTGCGACCTTGATTATATTCCAAATGAAGCACGTGATATGAAAATCAACGCAGCACTATCTAATTCGTTTGCATTCGGTGGATTAAATGCTGTTCTCGCAGTTAAAAAGTTTAACGGCTAA
- a CDS encoding acyl carrier protein, producing MAKVEEDIYDIVADKADVDRARLVRDARLDDLEIESLDIVEIIFAIEEKFEIQIPYNANDAEMEFETVGQVVDAVQKVIEEQS from the coding sequence ATGGCGAAGGTTGAAGAAGATATTTACGATATTGTTGCGGATAAGGCTGATGTAGATAGGGCTAGGCTCGTTCGCGACGCTCGGCTTGATGATCTTGAAATTGAGTCTTTGGACATAGTTGAAATAATTTTTGCGATTGAAGAAAAGTTCGAAATTCAAATTCCCTACAATGCTAATGATGCGGAGATGGAATTTGAAACGGTTGGCCAGGTGGTTGATGCAGTACAGAAAGTAATCGAAGAGCAAAGTTGA
- a CDS encoding MmgE/PrpD family protein: MKHLTKKLSKLITSISSKDITEASIIKARQLLLDGISVAIAGTIQETAPSILADHIREQGAKPLSSVIGFGFKTTPVNAAYINGSSMHVLDYEPMWAPANHALSTNLPTVLALVETTDVNGLDALTALIKGIEIQGWIREASRQYDPGKLKMHPPGLTAPLSSAVAASHILGLDAETLQHAIGLAVSRAGTSLANVGTMAKMTHCGLSGAMGLDAAQMAQRGFTSNPEAIEAQRGYIDMFFKDEFHGSELLNFGPPFRIVEPGYALKMFPSQYATHFVISAGLALHPKVVDSDKIDKVKLTSPEMGYIDRSHPESGLAGKFSFQYTCCAALLDGVVNMATFEDSRRFAPDMEKMLDKIELCMSQTIPGKFQDMYVDLEVRMKDGTKHTTRCRGPKGSWNGDPVSVEEHLQKVRSCLDTRLNQSARERIIELGNNFEMLTNTELRELLSIASNSSL, encoded by the coding sequence ATGAAGCATTTAACCAAAAAACTTTCCAAACTCATTACGTCAATATCATCCAAAGATATTACAGAGGCATCTATTATCAAAGCCAGACAATTACTACTTGATGGTATCTCAGTAGCAATAGCTGGGACAATCCAAGAAACAGCCCCTTCGATCCTTGCAGATCATATCAGAGAACAAGGAGCAAAACCTTTGTCGTCTGTGATTGGATTTGGTTTCAAAACAACTCCAGTAAATGCGGCGTATATAAATGGATCATCAATGCACGTCTTAGATTACGAGCCAATGTGGGCACCTGCTAACCACGCGCTTTCTACTAATTTACCGACAGTCCTAGCTTTAGTAGAAACCACCGATGTAAATGGCCTCGATGCTTTAACGGCATTAATTAAGGGGATTGAGATCCAAGGCTGGATCCGCGAAGCATCACGGCAATATGATCCCGGAAAACTCAAAATGCATCCGCCTGGGCTTACGGCACCGTTGTCATCGGCAGTTGCCGCTTCGCATATACTCGGGCTTGACGCGGAAACGCTTCAACACGCGATTGGGCTGGCAGTTTCTCGGGCCGGAACATCACTTGCCAATGTTGGAACCATGGCAAAAATGACACATTGCGGTTTATCTGGAGCTATGGGCTTAGATGCAGCACAGATGGCTCAACGTGGTTTTACCTCCAATCCTGAAGCGATAGAGGCTCAGCGCGGATACATCGATATGTTTTTCAAGGATGAGTTTCATGGCAGTGAACTTTTAAATTTTGGACCACCCTTCCGCATAGTAGAACCCGGCTATGCACTGAAGATGTTTCCTAGCCAGTACGCGACGCATTTTGTAATCAGTGCCGGCTTGGCGCTTCATCCAAAAGTCGTTGATTCAGACAAGATTGATAAGGTTAAGCTCACCAGTCCTGAAATGGGATACATAGATCGATCTCATCCAGAGAGCGGGTTAGCAGGTAAATTTAGCTTTCAATACACTTGCTGTGCAGCACTCCTGGACGGTGTCGTTAATATGGCAACTTTTGAAGATAGCCGCCGCTTCGCTCCTGATATGGAAAAAATGCTCGATAAAATCGAACTCTGTATGTCGCAAACTATTCCCGGAAAATTTCAGGATATGTATGTGGATTTAGAAGTAAGAATGAAGGACGGCACAAAGCATACGACACGGTGCCGTGGCCCTAAGGGAAGTTGGAATGGTGATCCTGTGAGCGTTGAGGAACATCTACAGAAAGTCAGAAGTTGTCTTGACACAAGGCTCAATCAAAGCGCACGCGAACGAATCATTGAATTAGGTAATAATTTTGAAATGCTCACTAACACTGAATTGCGTGAGCTCCTTTCAATTGCATCAAACAGCAGTCTCTAA
- a CDS encoding SDR family oxidoreductase, with protein MHFELEKKVAFVTGGGRGIGKAISLILAEQGANIALCGRTLSTLEETADEIRALGSEAWPIIADVSELDNIKNFVSTAMKATGRIDILVNNAVTSLQAPFEEQTDEHWRNHIDVKLMAYIRSAREVLPYMKEQRWGRIVNIGGMTARIAAPLRMTNGITNAGVSNFTKQFSDYAGKYNVTVNCVHPGPTVTERLRAGLERRAKDAGLELSDIEREEIKSIPMGRLILPQDIAKAVLFFCSPLADIITGQCIAVEGGSSPAINY; from the coding sequence ATGCATTTTGAGCTCGAAAAAAAGGTGGCATTTGTCACTGGGGGGGGGCGCGGAATTGGCAAAGCAATTTCATTAATTTTAGCTGAGCAAGGGGCGAACATAGCTTTATGCGGACGCACCTTAAGCACACTTGAAGAAACTGCTGACGAAATCAGGGCACTCGGCTCCGAAGCGTGGCCAATCATAGCCGATGTCTCTGAATTGGATAACATTAAGAACTTTGTATCGACAGCCATGAAAGCTACAGGCCGCATCGACATACTAGTAAATAATGCAGTGACCTCCCTTCAGGCTCCGTTCGAAGAGCAGACCGATGAACACTGGCGTAATCACATCGATGTGAAACTAATGGCGTATATCCGTTCTGCCCGTGAAGTCCTTCCTTATATGAAGGAACAACGTTGGGGAAGGATTGTTAACATAGGTGGAATGACAGCACGAATAGCTGCACCACTTCGTATGACTAATGGAATTACAAATGCTGGAGTTTCAAATTTTACAAAACAGTTTTCGGATTATGCTGGCAAATATAATGTGACTGTAAATTGTGTTCACCCCGGGCCAACTGTTACTGAACGGCTCCGCGCCGGACTTGAAAGGAGGGCAAAAGACGCAGGCTTGGAATTATCAGATATTGAGCGCGAGGAAATTAAAAGCATCCCCATGGGAAGATTGATACTACCGCAAGACATAGCCAAAGCGGTGCTTTTCTTTTGCTCTCCTCTTGCAGATATCATTACAGGCCAATGTATAGCAGTTGAGGGAGGATCAAGCCCGGCCATAAATTACTAG
- the queG gene encoding tRNA epoxyqueuosine(34) reductase QueG: protein YTTLKIEPDQAEKNHCGSCNECIDICPTRAITGPHQLDARRCISYLTIEHKGAIPKEFRKAIGNRIYGCDDCLSVCPWNKFARKTKDPAFLPREELVGPELAKLASLSDNDFRKLFSKTSIKRIGRDRFVRNVLIAIGNSGDRELLSSVIPRLSDASYIVREAAKWASLELSETDRTKHG from the coding sequence TATACACAACCTTGAAAATTGAACCGGATCAAGCCGAGAAAAATCACTGCGGCAGTTGTAATGAATGCATAGATATTTGCCCAACACGCGCCATTACCGGGCCACACCAATTAGACGCCCGCCGCTGCATTTCTTATCTTACAATTGAGCATAAAGGCGCTATCCCAAAAGAATTTAGAAAGGCCATAGGCAATCGAATATACGGTTGTGACGATTGTCTGTCTGTTTGCCCTTGGAATAAATTTGCACGAAAGACTAAAGACCCCGCCTTTTTGCCCAGAGAAGAACTTGTGGGCCCAGAACTTGCTAAGCTGGCAAGCCTAAGTGATAACGACTTTAGGAAATTATTTTCCAAAACCTCAATTAAACGAATAGGAAGGGATAGATTCGTTCGTAATGTATTGATTGCAATAGGAAACAGCGGTGATCGAGAGTTGCTTAGCTCTGTGATCCCAAGATTAAGCGATGCATCATACATCGTTCGCGAGGCAGCAAAGTGGGCCTCTCTAGAGCTATCAGAAACAGACCGCACGAAACATGGATGA